In a genomic window of Corvus moneduloides isolate bCorMon1 chromosome 17, bCorMon1.pri, whole genome shotgun sequence:
- the LOC116452723 gene encoding BPI fold-containing family B member 4-like isoform X2, protein MTMEAPPRHQRVQVLCQDMPPFWYVIFLGGLLPPSQGLLNLLNPAQPSSGLLGTGLTGGKSGLPGIGALGGGGLLGTGLLGKGSPSGAESGGLLGVGNEPSGGRVLGTGLLGEQPGSNGLLSTGILGGKGLGTGLLGGEGLGTGILGGKGLGTGLLGGEGLGTGILGGEGLGNGLLSNGLLGNGLLGNNSLLGETGLLGTGLLGKGGLLGNGSLLGLNGLLSEAGGLLGAGGLLGGGASQKMTRYAWLKVLNLENARVSWKVLRGTELVLNLYSKLVLRFPGIFQFLSGSSVEANITSHIALTQDSPGDLKLVLKDCNHLLGGFSVNLRKGFLTNLVSSLLNKSLKSLVPALLCPLVNVWVSIININLQFLNRVISFGLLGKIYSALSKLPVTAGHYVELDLQNSPFPSTFIDWLLQTAGVDPGINP, encoded by the exons atgACCATGGAAGCTCCACCTCGACATCAAAGGGTCCAG GTGCTGTGTCAGGACATGCCACCCTTCTGGTATGTCATCTTTCTTGGGGgcctccttcccccctcccaggGTCTCCTCAACCTGCTGAACCCAGCACAACCTAGCAGTG GTCTGCTTGGCACTGGTCTTACGGGCGGAAAAAGTGGATTGCCTGGCATAGGTGCTCTTGGTGGAGGTGGGCTGCTTGGCACTGGCCTCCTGGGAAAAGGAAGTCCAAGTGGAGCAGAAAGTGGAGGTCTCCTTGGTGTAGGAAATGAGCCCAGCGGAGGTAGGGTCCTTGGCACAGGCCTCCTAG GAGAACAACCTGGCAGCAATgggctgctcagcacaggcaTCCTTGGTGGGAAAGGCCTTGGAACAGGCCTCCTTGGTGGAGAAGGACTTGGCACTGGTATCCTTGGTGGGAAAGGCCTTGGAACAGGCCTCCTTGGTGGAGAAGGACTTGGCACTGGTATCCTTGGTGGGGAAGGACTTGGCAATGGTCTCCTCAGCAATGGTCTCCTTGGCAATGGTCTCCTTGGCAATAACAGCCTTCTTGGAGAGACAGGTCTGCTTGGCACAGGGCTGCTTGGAAAAGGAGGTCTCCTAGGCAATGGAAGTCTgcttggactcaatggtcttcTGAGTGAAGCAGGAGGACTTCTGGGTGCAGGAGGACTGTTGGGTGGTGGAGCCTCCCAGAAGATGACACGCTACGCCTG GTTGAAGGTATTGAACCTTGAGAACGCCCGAGTGTCATGGAAGGTCCTTCGTGGGACTGAGCTTGTGCTGAACCTGTACTCAAAGCTGGTGCTCCGCTTTCCAGG gatttttcagtttctgagtGGCTCCTCGGTAGAAGCAAACATCACATCACACATTGCCCTGACCCAGGACTCCCCCGGTGACCTCAAGTTGGTGCTTAAGGATTGCAACCACCTCCTTGGTGGTTTCAGCGTCAACCTGCGGAAAGG ctTCCTCACCAATCTGGTGAGCAGCTTGCTGAACAAGTCTCTTAAGTCCCTTGTCCCTGCGCTG CTCTGCCCCTTAGTGAACGTCTGGGTCAGCATCATCAACATTAATCTGCAATTCCTCAACC gtGTGATCTCCTTTGGGCTTCTGGGGAAAATCTACTCTGCTCTCTCCAAGCTGCCAGTGACAGCCGGGCACTATGTGGAGCTGGATCTGCAG AATTCCCCATTTCCAAGCACCTTCATTGACTGGCTCCTTCAGA CCGCAGGTGTCGATCCCGGGATCAATCCATAG
- the LOC116452723 gene encoding BPI fold-containing family B member 4-like isoform X3, with the protein MTMEAPPRHQRVQVLCQDMPPFWYVIFLGGLLPPSQGLLNLLNPAQPSSGEQPGSNGLLSTGILGGKGLGTGLLGGEGLGTGILGGKGLGTGLLGGEGLGTGILGGEGLGNGLLSNGLLGNGLLGNNSLLGETGLLGTGLLGKGGLLGNGSLLGLNGLLSEAGGLLGAGGLLGGGASQKMTRYAWLKVLNLENARVSWKVLRGTELVLNLYSKLVLRFPGIFQFLSGSSVEANITSHIALTQDSPGDLKLVLKDCNHLLGGFSVNLRKGFLTNLVSSLLNKSLKSLVPALLCPLVNVWVSIININLQFLNRVISFGLLGKIYSALSKLPVTAGHYVELDLQNSPFPSTFIDWLLQTAGVDPGINP; encoded by the exons atgACCATGGAAGCTCCACCTCGACATCAAAGGGTCCAG GTGCTGTGTCAGGACATGCCACCCTTCTGGTATGTCATCTTTCTTGGGGgcctccttcccccctcccaggGTCTCCTCAACCTGCTGAACCCAGCACAACCTAGCAGTG GAGAACAACCTGGCAGCAATgggctgctcagcacaggcaTCCTTGGTGGGAAAGGCCTTGGAACAGGCCTCCTTGGTGGAGAAGGACTTGGCACTGGTATCCTTGGTGGGAAAGGCCTTGGAACAGGCCTCCTTGGTGGAGAAGGACTTGGCACTGGTATCCTTGGTGGGGAAGGACTTGGCAATGGTCTCCTCAGCAATGGTCTCCTTGGCAATGGTCTCCTTGGCAATAACAGCCTTCTTGGAGAGACAGGTCTGCTTGGCACAGGGCTGCTTGGAAAAGGAGGTCTCCTAGGCAATGGAAGTCTgcttggactcaatggtcttcTGAGTGAAGCAGGAGGACTTCTGGGTGCAGGAGGACTGTTGGGTGGTGGAGCCTCCCAGAAGATGACACGCTACGCCTG GTTGAAGGTATTGAACCTTGAGAACGCCCGAGTGTCATGGAAGGTCCTTCGTGGGACTGAGCTTGTGCTGAACCTGTACTCAAAGCTGGTGCTCCGCTTTCCAGG gatttttcagtttctgagtGGCTCCTCGGTAGAAGCAAACATCACATCACACATTGCCCTGACCCAGGACTCCCCCGGTGACCTCAAGTTGGTGCTTAAGGATTGCAACCACCTCCTTGGTGGTTTCAGCGTCAACCTGCGGAAAGG ctTCCTCACCAATCTGGTGAGCAGCTTGCTGAACAAGTCTCTTAAGTCCCTTGTCCCTGCGCTG CTCTGCCCCTTAGTGAACGTCTGGGTCAGCATCATCAACATTAATCTGCAATTCCTCAACC gtGTGATCTCCTTTGGGCTTCTGGGGAAAATCTACTCTGCTCTCTCCAAGCTGCCAGTGACAGCCGGGCACTATGTGGAGCTGGATCTGCAG AATTCCCCATTTCCAAGCACCTTCATTGACTGGCTCCTTCAGA CCGCAGGTGTCGATCCCGGGATCAATCCATAG
- the LOC116452759 gene encoding BPI fold-containing family B member 3-like isoform X2, with amino-acid sequence MSVFWTVVLLNSLLVPSQGLGLLSLVDRGDMNGMRDSPAKGLPQRSQDGLLGGNLLGGLLGKDGVVGGLLGKDGAVGSLLGKDGPVGSLLGKDGVVGGLLGKDGAVGSLLGKDGPVGSLLGKDGVVGGLLGKDGAIGSLLGKDGPVGSLLGKDGVVGGLLGKDGAVGSLLGKDGPVGSLLGKDGVVGGLLGKDGAVGSLLGKDGVVGGLLGKDGAVGSLLGKDGVVGGLLGKDGAVGGLLGGDGLLGGDCLLGGLLGKDGVVGGLLDKDGVLGGLLGKGGVIDGLLGKDGLVDTLLDTVLELLIGKNGLLGKNGLVGSLLGRNGEDLMGLRIVNNTLPKISLHSLPGFGHQVDFNTQLLVESSVPGQPLCKQVEVDVTMLVQDTWTAHQNALNCKTVDINTYVRPRVPVLDEPLKRLLSNVLQDLGCNIINAKLKVLSSLLGSGNQVLPLGALGDLPSFSILSADAIQMDLKLLSENARGGMTTPIQGLPLTASLKLATGRPPRLSLSQDTLSAVLEQVQGQGALNLSITSLTGSKFPLQGQVPESSSLTMDALFPFIPQLARVLPGSLPLELRVRVSNEPVVTVRDGRATVTLKASIDAISPALQTSQGLLFSLDVDIVLNITPSVSDGKLQTSLALDSINLTRFPSSLDASTASSLTEWLKKVLTNVYVPSVRDAFHVSVPLPNVLNTSLRNAEVDITDVDEFSGQTTLERFCSGGASMLFPF; translated from the exons ATGTCGGTGTTTTGGACTGTTGTCCTCCTCAACAGCCTGCTGGTCCCTTCACAAGGACTTGGACTCCTGTCCTTGGTTGACAGAGGAGATATGAATG GTATGAGAGATTCACCAGCCAAAGGTCTTCCCCAGAGATCTCAGGATGGTCTCCTTGGTGGCAATCTGCTTGGTGGTCTCCTTGGAAAAGACGGAGTTGTTGGAGGTCTCCTGGGCAAAGACGGTGCTGTTGGCAGTCTCCTTGGAAAAGATGGTCCTGTCGGCAGTCTCCTTGGAAAAGATGGAGTTGTTGGAGGTCTCCTGGGCAAAGACGGTGCTGTTGGCAGTCTCCTTGGAAAAGATGGTCCTGTAGGCAGTCTCCTTGGAAAAGATGGAGTTGTTGGAGGTCTCCTGGGCAAAGACGGTGCTATTGGCAGTCTCCTTGGAAAAGATGGTCCTGTAGGCAGTCTCCTTGGAAAAGATGGAGTTGTTGGAGGTCTCCTGGGCAAAGACGGTGCTGTTGGCAGTCTCCTTGGAAAAGATGGTCCTGTCGGCAGTCTCCTTGGAAAAGATGGAGTTGTTGGAGGTCTCCTGGGCAAAGACGGTGCTGTTGGCAGTCTCCTTGGGAAAGACGGAGTTGTTGGAGGTCTCCTGGGCAAAGACGGTGCTGTTGGCAGTCTCCTTGGAAAAGATGGAGTTGTTGGAGGCCTTCTTGGCAAAGATGGAGCTGTTG GTGGTCTCCTTGGTGGAGATGGTCTCCTTGGTGGAGATTGTCTCCTAGGTGGTCTCCTTGGCAAAGATGGTGTAGTTGGTGGTCTGCTTGACAAGGATGGTGTCCTCGGTGGTCTCCTTGGCAAAGGTGGTGTCATTGATGGTCTCCTTGGCAAAGATGGTCTTGTTGATACTCTCCTTGACACCGTCCTTGAGCTTCTCATTGGCAAAAATGGTCTCCTTGGCAAAAACGGTCTTGTTGGCAGCCTTCTTGGTAGAAATGGTGAAGATCTCATGGG ACTGAGAATTGTGAACAACACCCTCCCCAAAATCAGTCTGCACTCCCTGCCGGGCTTTGGGCACCAGGTGGACTTCAACACCCAGCTGCTGGTAGAGAGCAG TGTGCCGGGCCAGCCGCTCTGCAAGCAGGTGGAGGTAGATGTGACCATGCTGGTCCAGGACACGTGGACAGCTCACCAGAATGCTCTGAACTGCAAGACTGTTGACATAAACACCTATGTGAG ACCCAGAGTGCCAGTTCTGGATGAGCCTTTGAAACGCCTCCTTAGCAATGTCCTGCAGGACCTG ggctgcaaCATCATCAACGCCAAGCTCAAGGTGTTGAGCTCCCTGCTCGGCTCCGGGAACC AGGTGCTCCCACTCGGGGCTCTGGGGGACCTGCCCTCCTTCTCCATCCTCAGTGCTGACGCCATCCAGATGGATCTGAAA CTCCTCTCTGAGAATGCCAGAGGTGGCATGACAACCCCCATACAGGGGCTGCCACTCACTGCCAGCCTGAAGTTGGCCACCGGCCGCCCGCCACGgctcagcctttcccaggaCACCCTCAGcgcagtgctggagcaggtccaggggCAGGGAGCCCTCAACCTCAGCATCACCAGCTTGACGGGTAGCAAATTCCCTCTGCAAGGCCAG GTTCCCGAGAGCAGCTCGCTGACCATGGATGCCCTTTTCCCGTTCATCCCCCAG ctcGCCCGGGTCCTCCCTGGCTCTCTGCCACTGGAGCTGCGTGTCCGAGTGAGCAACGAGCCAGTGGTGACTGTGAGGGATGGAAGAGCCACTGTCACCCTCAAAGCCTCTATCGACGCCATCAGTCCTGCCCTGCAGACCTCCCAGGGGCTCCTGTTCTCCCTTGATGTG GACATCGTTCTGAACATTACCCCATCAGTCTCTGATGGCAAATTGCAAACCTCCCTGGCTCTTGACAG CATCAACCTGACACGGTTCCCCTCGAGTCTTGACGCTTCCACT GCCTCCTCGCTCACAGAATGGCTCAAGAAGGTCCTCACAAATGTATATGTACCTTCTGTTAGAG ATGCCTTCCATGTGTCGGTCCCACTGCCCAATGTCCTTAACACCAGCCTCAGGAACGCTGAAGTTGACATCACTGAT GTGGACGAGTTTTCCGGCCAGACCACTCTAGAAAGATTCTGCTCAGGAGGAGCCTCGATGCTGTTCCCTTTCTGA
- the LOC116452759 gene encoding BPI fold-containing family B member 3-like isoform X1: protein MSVFWTVVLLNSLLVPSQGLGLLSLVDRGDMNGMRDSPAKGLPQRSQDGLLGGNLLGGLLGKDGVVGGLLGKDGAVGSLLGKDGPVGSLLGKDGVVGGLLGKDGAVGSLLGKDGPVGSLLGKDGVVGGLLGKDGAIGSLLGKDGPVGSLLGKDGVVGGLLGKDGAVGSLLGKDGPVGSLLGKDGVVGGLLGKDGAVGSLLGKDGVVGGLLGKDGAVGSLLGKDGVVGGLLGKDGAVGGLLGGDGLLGGLLGGDGLLGGDCLLGGLLGKDGVVGGLLDKDGVLGGLLGKGGVIDGLLGKDGLVDTLLDTVLELLIGKNGLLGKNGLVGSLLGRNGEDLMGLRIVNNTLPKISLHSLPGFGHQVDFNTQLLVESSVPGQPLCKQVEVDVTMLVQDTWTAHQNALNCKTVDINTYVRPRVPVLDEPLKRLLSNVLQDLGCNIINAKLKVLSSLLGSGNQVLPLGALGDLPSFSILSADAIQMDLKLLSENARGGMTTPIQGLPLTASLKLATGRPPRLSLSQDTLSAVLEQVQGQGALNLSITSLTGSKFPLQGQVPESSSLTMDALFPFIPQLARVLPGSLPLELRVRVSNEPVVTVRDGRATVTLKASIDAISPALQTSQGLLFSLDVDIVLNITPSVSDGKLQTSLALDSINLTRFPSSLDASTASSLTEWLKKVLTNVYVPSVRDAFHVSVPLPNVLNTSLRNAEVDITDVDEFSGQTTLERFCSGGASMLFPF from the exons ATGTCGGTGTTTTGGACTGTTGTCCTCCTCAACAGCCTGCTGGTCCCTTCACAAGGACTTGGACTCCTGTCCTTGGTTGACAGAGGAGATATGAATG GTATGAGAGATTCACCAGCCAAAGGTCTTCCCCAGAGATCTCAGGATGGTCTCCTTGGTGGCAATCTGCTTGGTGGTCTCCTTGGAAAAGACGGAGTTGTTGGAGGTCTCCTGGGCAAAGACGGTGCTGTTGGCAGTCTCCTTGGAAAAGATGGTCCTGTCGGCAGTCTCCTTGGAAAAGATGGAGTTGTTGGAGGTCTCCTGGGCAAAGACGGTGCTGTTGGCAGTCTCCTTGGAAAAGATGGTCCTGTAGGCAGTCTCCTTGGAAAAGATGGAGTTGTTGGAGGTCTCCTGGGCAAAGACGGTGCTATTGGCAGTCTCCTTGGAAAAGATGGTCCTGTAGGCAGTCTCCTTGGAAAAGATGGAGTTGTTGGAGGTCTCCTGGGCAAAGACGGTGCTGTTGGCAGTCTCCTTGGAAAAGATGGTCCTGTCGGCAGTCTCCTTGGAAAAGATGGAGTTGTTGGAGGTCTCCTGGGCAAAGACGGTGCTGTTGGCAGTCTCCTTGGGAAAGACGGAGTTGTTGGAGGTCTCCTGGGCAAAGACGGTGCTGTTGGCAGTCTCCTTGGAAAAGATGGAGTTGTTGGAGGCCTTCTTGGCAAAGATGGAGCTGTTGGTGGCCTCCTTGGTGGAGATGGTCTCCTAGGTGGTCTCCTTGGTGGAGATGGTCTCCTTGGTGGAGATTGTCTCCTAGGTGGTCTCCTTGGCAAAGATGGTGTAGTTGGTGGTCTGCTTGACAAGGATGGTGTCCTCGGTGGTCTCCTTGGCAAAGGTGGTGTCATTGATGGTCTCCTTGGCAAAGATGGTCTTGTTGATACTCTCCTTGACACCGTCCTTGAGCTTCTCATTGGCAAAAATGGTCTCCTTGGCAAAAACGGTCTTGTTGGCAGCCTTCTTGGTAGAAATGGTGAAGATCTCATGGG ACTGAGAATTGTGAACAACACCCTCCCCAAAATCAGTCTGCACTCCCTGCCGGGCTTTGGGCACCAGGTGGACTTCAACACCCAGCTGCTGGTAGAGAGCAG TGTGCCGGGCCAGCCGCTCTGCAAGCAGGTGGAGGTAGATGTGACCATGCTGGTCCAGGACACGTGGACAGCTCACCAGAATGCTCTGAACTGCAAGACTGTTGACATAAACACCTATGTGAG ACCCAGAGTGCCAGTTCTGGATGAGCCTTTGAAACGCCTCCTTAGCAATGTCCTGCAGGACCTG ggctgcaaCATCATCAACGCCAAGCTCAAGGTGTTGAGCTCCCTGCTCGGCTCCGGGAACC AGGTGCTCCCACTCGGGGCTCTGGGGGACCTGCCCTCCTTCTCCATCCTCAGTGCTGACGCCATCCAGATGGATCTGAAA CTCCTCTCTGAGAATGCCAGAGGTGGCATGACAACCCCCATACAGGGGCTGCCACTCACTGCCAGCCTGAAGTTGGCCACCGGCCGCCCGCCACGgctcagcctttcccaggaCACCCTCAGcgcagtgctggagcaggtccaggggCAGGGAGCCCTCAACCTCAGCATCACCAGCTTGACGGGTAGCAAATTCCCTCTGCAAGGCCAG GTTCCCGAGAGCAGCTCGCTGACCATGGATGCCCTTTTCCCGTTCATCCCCCAG ctcGCCCGGGTCCTCCCTGGCTCTCTGCCACTGGAGCTGCGTGTCCGAGTGAGCAACGAGCCAGTGGTGACTGTGAGGGATGGAAGAGCCACTGTCACCCTCAAAGCCTCTATCGACGCCATCAGTCCTGCCCTGCAGACCTCCCAGGGGCTCCTGTTCTCCCTTGATGTG GACATCGTTCTGAACATTACCCCATCAGTCTCTGATGGCAAATTGCAAACCTCCCTGGCTCTTGACAG CATCAACCTGACACGGTTCCCCTCGAGTCTTGACGCTTCCACT GCCTCCTCGCTCACAGAATGGCTCAAGAAGGTCCTCACAAATGTATATGTACCTTCTGTTAGAG ATGCCTTCCATGTGTCGGTCCCACTGCCCAATGTCCTTAACACCAGCCTCAGGAACGCTGAAGTTGACATCACTGAT GTGGACGAGTTTTCCGGCCAGACCACTCTAGAAAGATTCTGCTCAGGAGGAGCCTCGATGCTGTTCCCTTTCTGA
- the LOC116452723 gene encoding BPI fold-containing family B member 4-like isoform X1 encodes MTMEAPPRHQRVQVLCQDMPPFWYVIFLGGLLPPSQGLLNLLNPAQPSSGLLGTGLTGGKSGLPGIGALGGGGLLGTGLLGKGSPSGAESGGLLGVGNEPSGGRVLGTGLLGEEGEQPGSNGLLSTGILGGKGLGTGLLGGEGLGTGILGGKGLGTGLLGGEGLGTGILGGEGLGNGLLSNGLLGNGLLGNNSLLGETGLLGTGLLGKGGLLGNGSLLGLNGLLSEAGGLLGAGGLLGGGASQKMTRYAWLKVLNLENARVSWKVLRGTELVLNLYSKLVLRFPGIFQFLSGSSVEANITSHIALTQDSPGDLKLVLKDCNHLLGGFSVNLRKGFLTNLVSSLLNKSLKSLVPALLCPLVNVWVSIININLQFLNRVISFGLLGKIYSALSKLPVTAGHYVELDLQNSPFPSTFIDWLLQTAGVDPGINP; translated from the exons atgACCATGGAAGCTCCACCTCGACATCAAAGGGTCCAG GTGCTGTGTCAGGACATGCCACCCTTCTGGTATGTCATCTTTCTTGGGGgcctccttcccccctcccaggGTCTCCTCAACCTGCTGAACCCAGCACAACCTAGCAGTG GTCTGCTTGGCACTGGTCTTACGGGCGGAAAAAGTGGATTGCCTGGCATAGGTGCTCTTGGTGGAGGTGGGCTGCTTGGCACTGGCCTCCTGGGAAAAGGAAGTCCAAGTGGAGCAGAAAGTGGAGGTCTCCTTGGTGTAGGAAATGAGCCCAGCGGAGGTAGGGTCCTTGGCACAGGCCTCCTAGGTGAGGAAG GAGAACAACCTGGCAGCAATgggctgctcagcacaggcaTCCTTGGTGGGAAAGGCCTTGGAACAGGCCTCCTTGGTGGAGAAGGACTTGGCACTGGTATCCTTGGTGGGAAAGGCCTTGGAACAGGCCTCCTTGGTGGAGAAGGACTTGGCACTGGTATCCTTGGTGGGGAAGGACTTGGCAATGGTCTCCTCAGCAATGGTCTCCTTGGCAATGGTCTCCTTGGCAATAACAGCCTTCTTGGAGAGACAGGTCTGCTTGGCACAGGGCTGCTTGGAAAAGGAGGTCTCCTAGGCAATGGAAGTCTgcttggactcaatggtcttcTGAGTGAAGCAGGAGGACTTCTGGGTGCAGGAGGACTGTTGGGTGGTGGAGCCTCCCAGAAGATGACACGCTACGCCTG GTTGAAGGTATTGAACCTTGAGAACGCCCGAGTGTCATGGAAGGTCCTTCGTGGGACTGAGCTTGTGCTGAACCTGTACTCAAAGCTGGTGCTCCGCTTTCCAGG gatttttcagtttctgagtGGCTCCTCGGTAGAAGCAAACATCACATCACACATTGCCCTGACCCAGGACTCCCCCGGTGACCTCAAGTTGGTGCTTAAGGATTGCAACCACCTCCTTGGTGGTTTCAGCGTCAACCTGCGGAAAGG ctTCCTCACCAATCTGGTGAGCAGCTTGCTGAACAAGTCTCTTAAGTCCCTTGTCCCTGCGCTG CTCTGCCCCTTAGTGAACGTCTGGGTCAGCATCATCAACATTAATCTGCAATTCCTCAACC gtGTGATCTCCTTTGGGCTTCTGGGGAAAATCTACTCTGCTCTCTCCAAGCTGCCAGTGACAGCCGGGCACTATGTGGAGCTGGATCTGCAG AATTCCCCATTTCCAAGCACCTTCATTGACTGGCTCCTTCAGA CCGCAGGTGTCGATCCCGGGATCAATCCATAG